Proteins encoded within one genomic window of Dyadobacter chenhuakuii:
- a CDS encoding sugar phosphate isomerase/epimerase family protein has translation MLKLGFNSAILGDFGFEHVVQFAGNHGFSCVEMMCWPSDNADSRRYAGVTHIDVNNLTPERIAGIRHTLKEANITISALGYYPNPLDPDEERSGYYIEHIKKVIRGAAKLGIPVVTTFIGRNPAKSIKENLAKFADVWPAIVKVAEENNVKIGIENCPMFFTDDEWPGGKNLAISPAVWDRMFEIIPSPIFGLNYDPSHMIWQMMSETKPIYDYKDRLHHIHLKDAKIYKDKLDRVGIMANPLEYHSPKLPGLGDVNWRALFAALTDVRYRGPVVIEVEDKAYEGSITDVQSAILTSRNYLRQFLG, from the coding sequence ATGCTTAAACTAGGTTTTAACAGCGCCATTCTGGGCGATTTTGGCTTCGAACACGTGGTTCAGTTTGCGGGTAATCACGGTTTTTCTTGTGTAGAAATGATGTGCTGGCCGTCGGATAATGCGGATAGCAGAAGATACGCCGGCGTCACGCACATTGACGTAAACAACCTCACACCCGAGCGGATTGCAGGGATCAGGCATACATTGAAGGAAGCAAATATTACCATTTCGGCGCTGGGTTATTATCCCAATCCGCTTGATCCGGACGAGGAGCGTTCCGGTTATTATATTGAACACATTAAGAAGGTGATCCGTGGAGCAGCGAAGCTTGGTATTCCTGTTGTTACGACATTCATTGGCCGTAATCCGGCGAAGAGCATTAAAGAGAATCTGGCCAAATTTGCGGATGTATGGCCGGCAATCGTAAAGGTTGCAGAGGAAAACAATGTCAAGATAGGGATCGAGAACTGCCCGATGTTCTTTACAGACGATGAATGGCCGGGTGGAAAAAACCTGGCTATTAGCCCTGCAGTTTGGGACAGGATGTTTGAGATCATACCAAGCCCGATTTTTGGTTTGAACTATGACCCTTCTCACATGATCTGGCAAATGATGAGTGAAACGAAGCCAATTTATGATTACAAAGACCGCCTGCACCACATTCATTTAAAGGATGCAAAAATTTACAAAGACAAGCTGGATAGGGTAGGCATTATGGCAAATCCGCTGGAATATCACTCCCCCAAATTACCCGGCTTGGGTGATGTAAATTGGCGCGCCTTATTCGCGGCTTTAACGGACGTGCGTTACCGGGGTCCGGTTGTCATCGAAGTAGAAGATAAGGCTTATGAGGGAAGCATTACAGATGTCCAAAGCGCAATCCTGACAAGCAGAAATTACCTCCGCCAGTTTCTCGGGTGA
- a CDS encoding MFS transporter, giving the protein MNYSIFAPSDSRKYLRLAVAAFFFVQGLSFAAWASRIPDIKNMLHLTEGGLGTVLLALPIGLMASLPISGWMVTHYGSKKMVLIGAILYAVTLSFIGFVTRTEQLVIALFAFGLWGNLTNIAVNTQAVAVEQVYGKSIMASFHGLWSLAGFVSAMIGSFFISVSIPPHIHFSVIALAAFIIIFTAYKHTMPDSEKNEGEAQPMFVKPDRDLLMLGLIGFCAMVCEGAMFDWSGVYFQEAVHVPASLTTLGYVAFMGTMTGGRFAGDWLANRIGRKKMLQISGALMGSGLAIAVFFPFLVPATFGFLLVGFGVSSVVPLVYSAAGKSTTMSAGMALAAVSSISFIGFLIGPPLIGIVAQFADLRMSFGIVGILASLTAFLSAKAKLIQ; this is encoded by the coding sequence ATGAATTATTCAATTTTTGCTCCCTCCGACTCCCGAAAGTATCTGCGCCTGGCCGTGGCTGCTTTCTTCTTCGTTCAGGGCCTCAGTTTTGCGGCCTGGGCGAGCCGGATCCCGGATATCAAAAACATGCTGCACCTGACCGAAGGCGGTTTGGGGACAGTTCTTTTGGCACTTCCCATCGGCTTAATGGCCAGCTTACCCATCTCAGGCTGGATGGTGACACATTACGGAAGTAAAAAAATGGTGCTTATCGGAGCCATTTTGTATGCGGTCACATTGTCTTTTATAGGTTTTGTAACCAGGACCGAGCAGCTTGTCATTGCGCTGTTCGCATTTGGGCTCTGGGGAAACCTGACCAACATTGCTGTAAATACACAGGCTGTTGCAGTGGAACAGGTCTACGGAAAATCCATCATGGCCTCATTTCACGGACTTTGGAGTTTGGCTGGCTTTGTGAGCGCGATGATTGGCTCTTTCTTTATTTCGGTTAGTATCCCTCCTCATATTCATTTTAGCGTGATCGCGCTGGCGGCATTCATCATTATCTTCACGGCTTACAAGCATACAATGCCGGATAGCGAGAAGAACGAAGGTGAAGCGCAACCCATGTTTGTAAAGCCCGACCGTGATTTGCTAATGCTAGGTTTGATCGGATTCTGTGCCATGGTTTGCGAAGGCGCAATGTTCGATTGGAGCGGTGTTTACTTCCAGGAAGCCGTTCACGTACCTGCCTCATTGACAACACTTGGTTATGTAGCCTTTATGGGCACGATGACTGGCGGTCGCTTTGCTGGCGACTGGCTTGCTAACCGCATCGGACGCAAGAAAATGTTGCAGATTAGCGGCGCTTTGATGGGATCAGGACTTGCTATTGCTGTGTTTTTCCCATTCCTGGTTCCGGCAACATTCGGTTTCCTTTTAGTAGGATTTGGTGTTTCATCCGTTGTGCCATTGGTTTACAGCGCGGCAGGAAAATCAACCACTATGTCAGCGGGAATGGCGCTTGCTGCGGTTTCGTCGATCAGCTTTATTGGCTTCCTTATCGGACCTCCGTTGATCGGGATTGTCGCTCAGTTTGCCGATTTGAGAATGTCATTCGGGATTGTGGGCATACTCGCTTCCCTAACAGCATTCCTGTCTGCAAAAGCCAAGTTGATCCAATAA